In one Mucilaginibacter sp. PAMB04168 genomic region, the following are encoded:
- a CDS encoding CocE/NonD family hydrolase, which produces MKILLSCVLSLLITIGFAQTGAPDAAYIKDHYTKYEYQIPMRDGKKLFTAVYLPKDQSKKYPFMMDRTCYSVAPYGSDKYRPTLGPSPQFMQDGYIFVYQDVRGRWMSEGIYEEMTPELEVHKTNKDVDEGTDTYDTIDWLLKNVANNNGKLGVWGISYPGFYTTTALLSRHPALVAASPQAPIADLWRDDAWHNGAFFLAANFGFYPGFTNRQDDKPTQRRGKSFDPGTDDGYDFFLKMGSMRNTNAKYYKDTIRLWNEMMNHPDYDQHWKDRNVLTHLHDIKTATLVTGGWYDAEDLYGAINTYKTLAAKNPNTPVYFAMGPWVHGGWARGAGDHLGDVDFGGATAPYYRDNIEFAFFSHYLKGTPLDLPKITTFQTGVNQWKTYNTWPPAPAKEQFLYFLPGGKLSFTAPALGKDTFNEFVSDPNKPVPYYSKKTMDMERDYMTADQRFVAVMPDVLTYQTDVLNNDVTLAGNIWANLKVSTTGTDADWVVKVLDVYPDTATSNKWTRPSVQMAGYQQMVRSESMRGKYRTGLDKPSAFIPGQISPVNFELQDVLHTFKKGHRIMVQVQSTWFPLIDRNTQQFQDIMKAKDTDFKKATHRVYTSKAHPSYLKVRVL; this is translated from the coding sequence ATGAAAATTCTTCTGTCCTGTGTTCTTTCCCTCCTCATCACCATAGGCTTCGCTCAAACCGGTGCTCCCGATGCGGCTTATATTAAAGATCATTATACTAAGTATGAGTACCAGATACCCATGCGCGACGGTAAAAAGCTGTTCACGGCGGTATATTTACCTAAAGACCAATCGAAAAAATATCCCTTCATGATGGACCGCACCTGCTATAGCGTAGCACCTTACGGATCGGATAAATACCGGCCAACACTTGGTCCATCGCCGCAGTTTATGCAGGATGGATACATTTTTGTTTACCAGGACGTGCGTGGCCGCTGGATGAGCGAAGGTATTTACGAGGAAATGACGCCTGAACTGGAGGTACATAAAACCAACAAGGATGTAGATGAAGGTACCGATACTTATGATACGATAGATTGGTTATTAAAGAATGTAGCTAATAACAACGGCAAGTTAGGCGTTTGGGGTATTTCTTACCCTGGCTTTTATACTACCACCGCTTTGCTAAGCCGTCACCCGGCACTGGTTGCAGCCTCTCCGCAAGCACCCATTGCCGATTTGTGGCGCGATGATGCCTGGCATAATGGTGCTTTCTTTTTGGCTGCTAACTTTGGCTTTTACCCTGGCTTTACCAACCGGCAGGATGATAAGCCTACCCAACGTCGAGGCAAAAGCTTTGACCCGGGTACGGATGATGGTTATGATTTCTTCTTAAAGATGGGATCCATGCGTAATACCAACGCCAAATACTATAAAGACACCATCCGCCTGTGGAATGAAATGATGAATCACCCCGATTATGATCAGCACTGGAAAGACCGCAACGTGCTTACGCACCTGCATGATATTAAAACGGCTACCCTGGTAACCGGTGGCTGGTACGATGCCGAAGACTTGTACGGCGCTATTAATACTTACAAAACATTAGCGGCTAAAAACCCCAACACACCAGTTTACTTTGCTATGGGGCCATGGGTGCATGGCGGCTGGGCCCGGGGCGCGGGCGATCACCTGGGCGATGTGGATTTTGGCGGAGCAACCGCGCCTTATTACCGCGACAACATCGAATTTGCTTTTTTTAGCCACTACCTGAAAGGTACGCCACTCGATCTGCCTAAGATAACCACCTTCCAAACCGGTGTAAACCAGTGGAAAACCTATAATACCTGGCCGCCGGCACCAGCTAAGGAACAATTCCTGTATTTTTTGCCGGGCGGTAAGCTATCGTTCACGGCTCCGGCTTTAGGTAAGGATACGTTTAATGAGTTTGTATCAGACCCAAATAAACCAGTGCCTTACTATAGTAAAAAAACAATGGATATGGAGCGTGATTACATGACGGCCGATCAGCGCTTTGTAGCCGTCATGCCCGATGTGCTAACCTACCAAACCGACGTTTTAAATAACGACGTAACCCTGGCCGGTAACATATGGGCCAACCTTAAAGTATCTACTACTGGTACAGATGCCGACTGGGTGGTAAAAGTACTTGATGTTTACCCCGACACCGCCACCAGCAATAAATGGACCCGGCCAAGTGTACAAATGGCCGGCTACCAGCAAATGGTACGCAGCGAAAGCATGCGGGGCAAATACCGTACGGGTTTAGATAAACCCAGCGCATTCATACCTGGGCAAATAAGTCCGGTTAACTTTGAACTGCAGGATGTGCTGCACACCTTCAAGAAAGGCCACCGCATTATGGTACAGGTACAAAGCACCTGGTTTCCGCTTATCGACCGTAACACGCAGCAGTTTCAGGATATTATGAAAGCTAAAGATACCGACTTTAAGAAGGCAACACACCGCGTGTATACTTCAAAAGCACATCCGAGTTATTTAAAGGTGAGAGTGCTGTAA
- the obgE gene encoding GTPase ObgE, whose translation MSQGSNFVDYVKICCRSGKGGGGSAHLHRDKHTAKGGPDGGDGGRGGHVIVKGNAQLWTLLHLKYRKHVIAGDGESGGSALCTGKTGRDEILEVPLGTIAKDAETGEVIFEITKDGETKILTDGGRGGLGNWHFKSATQQTPRFAQPGEPGQEHWNILELKLLADVGLVGFPNAGKSTLLSVVSAAKPEIADYAFTTLVPNLGIVAYRGGKSFVMADIPGIIEGASKGKGLGFRFLRHIERNSVLLFMIPADTNRTIKEEYAILLNELQEYNPELSHKPHVLAITKSDMLDEELQQEMKAELPTNIPSVFISAVAQQGLDALKDLLWIEINK comes from the coding sequence ATGAGTCAAGGTTCCAATTTCGTCGATTACGTAAAAATTTGCTGCCGTTCAGGTAAAGGTGGAGGTGGTTCGGCGCACTTACACCGCGATAAACACACGGCCAAGGGCGGTCCTGATGGTGGTGATGGTGGCCGCGGCGGGCATGTAATTGTAAAAGGCAATGCCCAGTTGTGGACCTTGCTGCACCTTAAATATCGTAAGCATGTTATAGCCGGCGATGGCGAAAGCGGTGGCAGCGCCTTGTGTACAGGCAAAACCGGCCGCGACGAGATATTGGAAGTGCCCCTGGGCACTATAGCCAAGGATGCCGAGACCGGCGAAGTAATCTTTGAAATAACCAAAGATGGCGAAACTAAAATATTAACTGACGGCGGCCGCGGCGGATTAGGTAACTGGCACTTCAAATCGGCCACGCAGCAAACCCCGCGCTTTGCCCAACCCGGCGAACCCGGACAGGAACACTGGAATATATTAGAGTTAAAGTTATTAGCCGATGTAGGTTTAGTAGGTTTCCCTAATGCCGGTAAATCAACCTTATTATCTGTAGTATCGGCTGCTAAGCCCGAGATTGCCGATTATGCCTTTACCACGCTGGTACCTAATTTAGGCATTGTGGCCTACCGTGGCGGCAAATCATTTGTAATGGCCGATATACCGGGCATTATTGAAGGCGCATCAAAAGGCAAAGGTTTGGGCTTCCGCTTCTTGCGTCACATTGAGCGTAACTCAGTACTGTTGTTCATGATTCCGGCTGACACCAACCGCACTATTAAAGAAGAGTACGCCATTTTATTAAATGAACTTCAGGAGTACAATCCTGAACTTTCACATAAACCTCACGTACTTGCCATCACCAAATCAGACATGCTGGACGAAGAATTGCAGCAGGAAATGAAAGCTGAATTGCCAACCAACATCCCCTCGGTGTTCATCTCAGCCGTAGCCCAACAAGGGTTGGATGCGTTGAAAGATTTGTTGTGGATAGAGATTAATAAATAA
- the gap gene encoding type I glyceraldehyde-3-phosphate dehydrogenase, producing the protein MRIAINGFGRIGRIFLRSILNRPGVEVVAINDITNTHTLAHLFKYDTVHRGFKGQVDYDETSLYINGKRIRVLAESIPVNLPWGELDIDLVIESTGKFASLDGANQHLAAGAKQVILSAPAGGKTVPTVVLGVNDEQIDLRSPVLSNASCTTNNVAALVKVLEDNWGIGDGYITTVHSMTGDQNLHDAPHKDLRRARAASASIIPTTTGAAKAITSIFPHLDGKLGGAGIRVPVLNGSLTDFTCTLKTEATVEAINQAFKQAAQGPMKDILEYTEDPIVSTDILDNTHSCIFDAQLTSIVGGLVKVVGWYDNEMGYSSRLADLVERIAALR; encoded by the coding sequence ATGAGGATCGCTATCAATGGATTTGGCCGAATAGGCCGCATATTTTTACGCAGTATTTTAAACCGGCCGGGTGTTGAGGTGGTAGCTATAAACGATATTACTAATACCCACACGCTAGCTCACCTGTTTAAGTATGATACCGTACACCGGGGCTTTAAAGGCCAGGTTGATTATGATGAGACCAGCCTGTACATTAACGGCAAGCGTATACGGGTACTGGCCGAAAGCATTCCGGTTAATTTGCCATGGGGCGAGTTGGATATTGACTTGGTGATTGAATCCACAGGTAAATTTGCCTCGTTAGATGGTGCTAACCAGCACTTGGCTGCGGGTGCAAAGCAGGTGATTTTATCGGCACCGGCCGGAGGTAAAACGGTGCCTACGGTAGTGCTGGGTGTAAATGATGAGCAGATAGATCTGCGCTCGCCGGTACTCTCCAATGCCTCATGCACCACTAATAACGTGGCGGCCCTGGTAAAAGTGCTCGAAGATAACTGGGGCATTGGCGACGGTTATATCACCACAGTGCACTCTATGACGGGTGACCAAAACCTGCATGATGCGCCGCATAAAGACCTGCGTCGTGCTCGTGCAGCTTCGGCCTCTATTATTCCTACCACAACCGGTGCGGCCAAGGCTATCACCTCTATATTTCCGCATCTGGATGGTAAGCTGGGCGGGGCGGGCATCCGTGTACCCGTGCTCAATGGCTCATTAACCGATTTTACCTGTACACTAAAAACGGAAGCTACTGTAGAGGCTATTAACCAGGCCTTCAAGCAAGCTGCCCAAGGACCCATGAAAGATATTTTGGAATATACCGAAGATCCCATTGTATCTACCGATATATTAGATAACACGCACAGTTGTATTTTTGATGCCCAGCTAACCTCTATAGTAGGCGGCCTGGTAAAAGTAGTAGGCTGGTACGATAACGAAATGGGCTACAGTAGCCGCCTGGCCGATTTAGTGGAGCGTATAGCGGCATTGAGATAA
- a CDS encoding redoxin domain-containing protein has product MSLIIGQVAPQFTLISSDLKEISLVDFKGKKVVLHFFPMAFTGTCTTQLCTLRDNFGFYEGINAQVLGISVDSPFTLAKFKEENEYQFPLLSDFNKQASADYGAIYDEFVFGLKGVSKRAAFVIDEEQRIIYAEVLESAGDLPDFNAIEKKLQ; this is encoded by the coding sequence ATGTCATTAATTATTGGCCAGGTGGCCCCGCAGTTTACACTCATATCATCTGATTTAAAAGAAATATCATTAGTTGATTTTAAAGGCAAAAAAGTGGTTCTTCACTTTTTTCCTATGGCGTTTACCGGTACCTGCACTACGCAGCTTTGCACGCTTAGAGACAATTTTGGTTTTTATGAAGGCATTAATGCCCAAGTTTTAGGCATTTCAGTTGATTCGCCTTTTACCTTGGCTAAGTTTAAAGAAGAGAACGAATACCAGTTTCCGCTGCTGTCTGACTTCAATAAGCAGGCGTCTGCCGATTATGGCGCTATTTACGATGAATTTGTATTTGGATTAAAAGGTGTATCCAAGCGTGCAGCCTTTGTAATCGACGAAGAACAGCGTATCATATATGCAGAGGTGTTGGAATCAGCTGGCGATCTGCCTGATTTTAATGCAATTGAAAAAAAGTTACAGTAA
- a CDS encoding adenylate kinase translates to MLNLVLFGPPGAGKGTQSQKLIEKYGLIHLSTGDILRNEIAQGTTLGLEAKKLMDEGVLVPDEVVIGMISNKLDANPDAKGFIFDGFPRTVAQAAALDTLLEGKNTSISGMIALVVDDQELESRLLLRGKDSGRPDDANPEIIRKRINEYNSKTTPVAEFYKAQGKFTSINGIGGIDDIFSAVSAVVEQY, encoded by the coding sequence ATGCTGAACTTAGTTTTGTTTGGCCCGCCCGGGGCTGGCAAGGGAACACAATCTCAAAAACTGATTGAAAAATACGGCTTAATCCACCTTTCAACCGGTGACATATTACGTAATGAAATTGCACAGGGTACCACTTTAGGCCTCGAAGCTAAAAAGTTGATGGATGAAGGTGTTTTGGTTCCCGATGAAGTAGTTATTGGTATGATAAGCAATAAGCTCGACGCCAATCCCGATGCTAAAGGTTTTATTTTCGACGGTTTCCCACGTACGGTAGCGCAAGCCGCTGCACTGGATACTTTGTTAGAAGGTAAAAATACCAGCATATCAGGTATGATTGCTTTGGTGGTTGACGATCAGGAACTGGAAAGCCGCCTGCTGTTACGCGGTAAGGATTCTGGCAGACCCGATGATGCCAATCCGGAAATCATCCGTAAACGTATCAACGAGTACAACAGCAAAACTACCCCCGTTGCCGAGTTTTACAAAGCACAGGGTAAGTTTACCAGCATTAACGGTATAGGTGGTATTGACGATATTTTCAGCGCTGTGAGTGCTGTGGTGGAGCAGTATTAA
- a CDS encoding NAD(P)H-quinone oxidoreductase yields MKALVITKPGGPEVLQIRDRPVPQPKPHEVLIKVAAAGINRPDVAQRKGAYPPPPDAPQDIPGLEVAGTIEAIGDAVTLWQTGDKVCALVSGGGYAEYCTAPEGQCLPVQPNLTLTEAASLPETFFTVWSNVFDRGRLQPGESLLVHGGSSGIGVTAIQMAKALGSVVYVTAGSDDKCRFCEQLGATKAVNYKTEYFIHTIAQLTGGKGVNVILDMIGGDYTQGNIQSLAEEGRLVLINTMKGKDVQVDLSMVMRKRLFITGSTLRPRDRPFKSAIATALKKTVWPLIEAGQIKPVIHQTFAAQDAAKAHALMESSTHIGKIVLEFS; encoded by the coding sequence ATGAAAGCACTGGTAATAACCAAACCGGGGGGCCCGGAAGTACTACAGATAAGAGACAGACCTGTACCCCAGCCTAAACCGCATGAAGTGCTTATTAAAGTAGCGGCCGCAGGTATAAACAGGCCCGATGTAGCACAGCGTAAAGGCGCATATCCACCACCGCCCGATGCACCGCAAGATATACCCGGCCTGGAGGTTGCCGGTACAATTGAAGCTATTGGTGATGCGGTTACCCTTTGGCAAACCGGCGACAAGGTTTGCGCACTGGTGAGTGGCGGCGGTTATGCCGAATATTGTACAGCACCTGAAGGGCAGTGTTTACCCGTTCAGCCAAACCTGACTTTGACCGAGGCCGCATCCTTACCCGAAACGTTTTTTACGGTATGGAGCAATGTTTTTGATCGCGGCCGTTTGCAACCAGGCGAAAGTTTATTGGTGCATGGGGGCAGCAGCGGCATTGGGGTAACGGCCATACAAATGGCTAAAGCGCTTGGCAGCGTCGTTTATGTTACCGCAGGTAGCGATGATAAATGCCGTTTTTGCGAGCAGTTAGGTGCCACCAAAGCAGTTAATTACAAAACTGAATACTTTATACATACCATAGCACAACTTACCGGCGGCAAAGGCGTAAATGTAATACTGGATATGATAGGCGGCGATTACACCCAGGGCAATATCCAATCGCTTGCTGAAGAGGGCCGGCTGGTGCTGATTAACACCATGAAAGGCAAAGACGTGCAGGTAGACCTTTCCATGGTAATGCGCAAGAGGCTTTTCATCACTGGTTCAACGCTTCGGCCAAGGGATAGGCCATTTAAATCGGCCATTGCTACGGCATTAAAAAAAACTGTTTGGCCCTTGATCGAAGCAGGGCAAATTAAGCCGGTTATCCATCAAACATTTGCAGCACAGGACGCCGCAAAAGCGCATGCGTTAATGGAAAGCAGCACACATATAGGCAAGATTGTGCTGGAATTTAGTTAG
- a CDS encoding glycine zipper domain-containing protein, translated as MRLLIVTGISVGLVACHSNPNSSTATTAPVVAKVDSPKVTQADTAGLAAFRAEKKARYEDSLKNVGAMRERSRTKTTYAATRPRSSYTSSASRSSYAASGYGSSPAYPTAKKKSHAGRNGALIGAGAGALTGALVTKKNRGVGALIGGVAGGAAGFGIGKIVEKKKEKDQ; from the coding sequence ATGCGTTTATTAATAGTTACAGGAATATCGGTAGGTTTGGTTGCATGCCATTCTAACCCTAACTCATCTACTGCTACTACCGCTCCGGTGGTTGCTAAAGTAGACAGCCCAAAAGTTACTCAGGCAGACACAGCAGGGCTTGCTGCTTTTAGAGCAGAAAAAAAGGCTCGTTATGAAGACAGCTTGAAGAATGTAGGTGCCATGCGTGAGCGAAGCCGTACAAAAACAACGTACGCTGCTACACGCCCTAGATCATCTTATACTTCATCGGCATCAAGGTCATCTTATGCTGCATCAGGTTATGGCAGCAGTCCGGCATACCCTACTGCTAAAAAGAAAAGCCATGCAGGACGTAATGGTGCTCTAATTGGTGCTGGTGCCGGCGCTTTAACTGGTGCATTGGTTACCAAGAAAAACAGAGGTGTAGGTGCACTGATTGGTGGTGTTGCAGGCGGCGCCGCTGGCTTTGGTATTGGTAAGATTGTTGAGAAAAAGAAAGAAAAAGATCAGTAA
- a CDS encoding GNAT family N-acetyltransferase translates to MVKFISKDDILPIRNEILREGKLTLEQCRFAGDDNPESFHLGYFNGEQLVSIASFHPQSYGDFQGRGYQLRGMATLKQYQGKGLGTQLVNFAIVYLRGQKVNYVWCNARQVAVNFYGNVGFEVVSKEFDIPGIGPHYAMYLKIM, encoded by the coding sequence GTGGTAAAATTCATTTCCAAAGACGATATCTTACCTATCCGTAACGAAATTTTAAGAGAAGGCAAATTAACCCTGGAACAATGCCGCTTTGCAGGTGATGACAACCCTGAAAGCTTTCATTTAGGATATTTTAATGGGGAGCAATTGGTAAGTATAGCTTCATTCCATCCACAGAGTTACGGCGATTTTCAAGGCCGAGGCTACCAGTTACGCGGTATGGCCACGTTAAAGCAATACCAGGGTAAGGGCTTGGGTACCCAACTGGTTAATTTTGCTATTGTGTACCTGCGGGGGCAAAAAGTGAACTACGTATGGTGTAATGCCCGCCAAGTAGCGGTAAATTTTTACGGTAATGTAGGTTTCGAAGTGGTTTCAAAAGAGTTTGACATACCAGGCATTGGCCCACATTATGCCATGTATTTGAAAATAATGTAG
- a CDS encoding outer membrane protein transport protein has product MRKIILLMLACVPFSVFAQGFQVNLEGQKQIGMGHTGTGLLLDGSSVFFNPGAVAKLSENYVQAGISPLMFKSGFVATGSNVQYNTADKIAPPFNVYAVWGPKTAKWKVGLGVYTPYGGLTDWGTNWPGKYTLVSLDLKTIFFQPTVSYKISDVISVGAGFVYNHGSVNLKRAIPLADANNPQGEAELKGGGNGYGFNAGVFIDTKKGLTIGITHRSKVNTKLNDGDAVLTVPGSLQTSFPSPNTFKAELPLAATTSIGFGYSFAQKWLVAFDANYVHFDTYKALAFDYGNNTTTLQDTYSPRNYKNAVSLRVGAQYKATDKLMLRAGGGYASTPVRDGYVTPEVPDANRSFYTAGLSYLVNKHFDLDLSFEYERLGTRTQTNIETQLSGTFKSNVYIPGVALVYHW; this is encoded by the coding sequence ATGAGAAAAATTATACTGCTGATGCTGGCTTGCGTGCCATTTTCGGTTTTTGCACAAGGCTTTCAGGTTAACCTGGAAGGCCAAAAGCAAATTGGGATGGGCCATACGGGTACCGGTTTGTTGTTGGATGGTTCCTCGGTGTTTTTTAACCCCGGCGCTGTTGCCAAACTATCCGAAAATTATGTACAGGCAGGCATAAGTCCGCTTATGTTCAAATCGGGGTTTGTAGCCACCGGCTCTAACGTACAATACAACACGGCCGATAAAATAGCGCCGCCATTTAACGTTTATGCCGTTTGGGGACCTAAGACCGCTAAATGGAAAGTAGGCTTAGGCGTTTACACGCCATATGGTGGTTTAACCGACTGGGGCACTAATTGGCCGGGTAAGTACACTTTAGTTTCGCTCGACCTGAAAACCATCTTTTTTCAGCCTACAGTGAGTTACAAAATAAGCGATGTAATAAGCGTAGGTGCCGGTTTTGTGTACAACCATGGCAGCGTAAACCTTAAACGTGCCATTCCGCTGGCAGATGCAAACAATCCGCAGGGCGAAGCAGAACTGAAAGGTGGCGGTAATGGCTACGGCTTTAACGCTGGGGTATTTATTGACACCAAGAAAGGATTAACTATTGGTATTACCCACCGCTCAAAAGTAAATACTAAGCTAAACGATGGAGATGCTGTACTTACAGTGCCGGGAAGTTTACAAACCAGTTTTCCAAGCCCTAACACATTTAAAGCCGAGCTGCCTTTGGCTGCAACTACCTCCATAGGTTTTGGTTACAGCTTTGCGCAAAAATGGCTGGTAGCTTTTGATGCCAACTACGTGCATTTTGATACTTACAAAGCCTTGGCTTTTGATTATGGCAATAACACCACAACCTTGCAGGATACTTACTCGCCACGTAATTACAAAAATGCAGTAAGCTTACGTGTGGGTGCCCAGTATAAGGCAACTGATAAATTGATGTTACGTGCGGGTGGCGGTTATGCCTCAACCCCTGTTAGGGATGGTTATGTAACTCCGGAAGTGCCCGATGCCAACCGCAGTTTTTACACTGCGGGCTTAAGTTACTTGGTTAACAAGCATTTTGATTTAGACCTGTCTTTTGAATACGAGCGCCTCGGTACCCGTACACAAACCAATATCGAAACACAATTATCAGGAACGTTTAAAAGCAATGTGTATATACCGGGTGTAGCGTTGGTTTATCATTGGTAA
- a CDS encoding SGNH/GDSL hydrolase family protein, whose protein sequence is MKLNNYKNIFLAGLLVLAACKPTVDVAPATSGSADFTTYIAVGDSQTAGYADDGLYRSGQINSFPNIIAQQLKAVGGGNFAQPLFSEAQASGSGYRNIISFNADGTPNITKVAGTAIRGANPITGGELYTKYAGDNSNYGIPGIKLTDAAGITAPGFPAYGNLNGYYERLLAASVPLANTPYLDYVTAKPYTFFTCWLGNNDALGYATAGGDIVKYPNSSLTDKSQFTTALTTVIERLTAGGKKGAVATIPDVSAIPFFNTVTIPALLAGAQKAVPTLTALWVRASKADGTYETRAATATDLVTLKFPTDRLATGYGFSPSNPIENEFILDPIEAARVRDYVNSYNQSINTIANNKGLAVFDAFTFLNALKQKGLLINGVNLSADFVRGGIFSLDGVHLTPKGYAIEANEFIKAINTKYGSNIPQADVNSFNSVIFPVK, encoded by the coding sequence ATGAAACTAAATAATTACAAAAATATATTTTTAGCGGGTTTGCTGGTTTTAGCCGCCTGTAAACCCACTGTCGATGTAGCTCCGGCTACCAGCGGCTCGGCCGATTTTACAACCTACATTGCCGTAGGTGACTCACAAACTGCCGGTTATGCCGATGATGGTTTGTATCGTAGCGGACAGATCAACTCTTTTCCAAATATTATTGCTCAGCAATTGAAAGCTGTTGGTGGCGGTAATTTTGCACAGCCACTGTTCAGCGAGGCGCAGGCCAGCGGATCGGGTTATCGTAATATAATTAGTTTTAATGCTGATGGTACACCCAATATTACCAAGGTGGCCGGAACCGCTATACGTGGCGCTAACCCCATAACGGGCGGCGAGTTGTATACAAAGTATGCAGGCGACAATAGTAATTATGGTATACCAGGTATTAAACTTACCGATGCTGCTGGAATAACCGCACCGGGTTTTCCAGCTTACGGTAATTTAAATGGATATTACGAGCGTTTGCTTGCAGCATCTGTTCCGTTAGCTAACACGCCTTACTTAGATTACGTTACAGCGAAGCCTTATACCTTTTTTACATGCTGGTTGGGTAACAACGATGCATTAGGCTATGCAACAGCCGGTGGAGACATTGTTAAATATCCTAATAGTAGTTTGACTGATAAAAGTCAATTTACAACAGCCTTAACCACTGTTATTGAACGGTTAACAGCAGGTGGCAAAAAAGGGGCAGTGGCTACCATTCCCGATGTAAGTGCAATTCCGTTTTTTAATACGGTTACTATACCAGCTTTGCTAGCTGGCGCACAAAAGGCCGTTCCTACACTTACTGCATTGTGGGTTAGGGCCTCTAAAGCCGACGGTACCTATGAAACCCGTGCAGCAACAGCTACTGACTTGGTGACCCTTAAATTCCCAACCGACCGGTTAGCAACGGGTTATGGCTTCTCACCATCAAATCCTATAGAGAATGAGTTTATTTTAGACCCAATAGAAGCTGCTAGAGTTAGAGATTATGTAAACTCATATAATCAAAGCATTAACACAATAGCTAATAATAAAGGATTAGCTGTGTTTGATGCCTTTACCTTCTTGAATGCTTTAAAGCAGAAAGGCTTATTAATAAATGGTGTAAACTTAAGCGCCGATTTTGTACGCGGCGGTATTTTTTCGCTGGATGGGGTGCATTTAACCCCTAAAGGTTATGCTATCGAAGCTAATGAGTTTATCAAAGCCATCAATACCAAATATGGGTCAAATATTCCGCAGGCCGATGTAAACAGCTTTAATAGCGTCATTTTCCCGGTAAAGTAA
- a CDS encoding phosphoglycerate kinase produces MKTIDQFNFAGKKALIRVDFNVPLDKDYNITDDNRITAALPTLKKILADGGSLILMSHLGRPKEGPTEKYSLKHIIPHLSELLGKEVQFADDCIGADATEKAAALKDGEVLLLENLRFYKEEEKGDKDFAEKLSKLGDVYVNDAFGTAHRAHASTAIIAQFFPEAKYFGYLMGAELANAEKVLNGAAKPFTAIMGGAKVSDKLLLIENMLDKVDNLIIGGGMAYTFAKAQGGNIGKSLVEDDKLDLALQLIEKAKSKGVNLLLPTDSIIADAFSNDANTDTASNSDIKDGWMGLDIGPDSIAAFTKVVAESKTVLWNGPMGVFEMEKFEKGTKAVAEAVVEATQNGAFSLIGGGDSAAAVAKFNLVDGVSYVSTGGGALLEYMEGKELPGVKAINE; encoded by the coding sequence ATGAAAACAATTGACCAATTCAATTTTGCCGGAAAAAAAGCCCTTATCAGGGTTGACTTTAATGTTCCGCTGGATAAAGATTATAATATAACCGACGATAACCGCATTACCGCTGCCCTGCCAACCTTGAAAAAGATTCTGGCTGATGGCGGTTCGCTGATCCTGATGTCGCACCTGGGCCGCCCAAAAGAAGGTCCTACTGAAAAATATTCACTGAAGCACATCATCCCGCACCTGTCTGAACTATTAGGTAAGGAAGTGCAGTTTGCCGATGACTGTATTGGTGCCGACGCTACCGAAAAGGCTGCTGCCTTGAAAGATGGTGAAGTATTGTTGCTTGAAAACTTACGCTTTTATAAAGAAGAAGAAAAAGGCGATAAAGATTTTGCCGAAAAATTATCAAAATTAGGTGATGTATACGTGAATGATGCCTTTGGTACCGCCCATCGTGCACACGCCTCAACGGCTATCATCGCGCAATTTTTCCCCGAAGCTAAATACTTTGGTTACCTGATGGGTGCCGAGCTTGCCAACGCCGAGAAAGTTTTAAATGGCGCCGCTAAACCTTTTACCGCTATTATGGGCGGAGCCAAAGTGAGCGACAAGTTGTTGCTGATTGAGAACATGCTCGACAAGGTGGATAACCTGATTATCGGCGGCGGGATGGCCTATACATTTGCTAAGGCACAAGGTGGCAACATTGGTAAATCGCTGGTTGAGGATGATAAGCTTGATCTGGCGCTGCAACTGATTGAAAAAGCCAAAAGCAAAGGGGTAAACTTATTATTGCCTACTGACTCCATCATTGCGGATGCTTTCTCGAACGATGCTAATACCGATACTGCTTCTAACAGCGATATTAAAGATGGCTGGATGGGTTTGGATATCGGTCCGGATTCTATTGCCGCATTTACCAAAGTAGTGGCCGAATCAAAAACCGTATTGTGGAACGGCCCGATGGGCGTTTTTGAAATGGAAAAATTTGAAAAAGGCACCAAAGCCGTAGCCGAAGCAGTGGTTGAAGCTACTCAAAACGGTGCCTTCTCACTCATAGGCGGCGGCGACTCTGCAGCAGCCGTAGCTAAGTTTAACCTGGTAGATGGCGTAAGCTACGTATCAACCGGCGGCGGCGCCTTGCTCGAATACATGGAAGGCAAAGAGCTGCCGGGTGTGAAGGCGATAAATGAGTAA